The Cloeon dipterum chromosome 3, ieCloDipt1.1, whole genome shotgun sequence genome includes a region encoding these proteins:
- the Mgat2 gene encoding alpha-1,6-mannosyl-glycoprotein 2-beta-N-acetylglucosaminyltransferase isoform X2, giving the protein MLPPARGPRGRRSASCVRTAVFIFIVTFLWLQLHMASMSGSGSSSGANGAGRHGGAGGADADNSLHEFLNVVPPHLHKFLLGRNSSLANSTEPPPQPSLNLTMVRQAIEQYNAYQVVLNEGRLGPLHNDSLVIVIQVHARITYLRHLLVSLAQARGIENVLLIISHDFFDPEINELVHSIDFCKVMQIFYPYSIQTHPNEFPGESLGDCPRNIKKEQALKIKCLNAEHPDLYGHYREAKFTQTKHHWWWKANRVFDHLEVTRNHTGLVLFLEEDHYVAEDFIEALRLMQKATAVHCDKCNILSLGTYLKTYNYYGDSKNKEAAKAKRLGHSTSNIPPSWNFEILPTLYQQYQKAEVTQWMSNSHNMGMAFNRTTWREIRQCVKYFCNYDDYNWDWSLQQVSQNCMPHKLHALVMRGPRVFHIGECGVHHKKANCNSTAAISKVMKVLHNAKKHLFPSHLTITMPAKLKKTKPLRKGNGGWGDLRDHQLCYNMTVKDFVLG; this is encoded by the exons ATGCTGCCACCGGCTCGGGGGCCGCGCGGACGGCGCAGCGCGTCTTGCGTGCGCACGGCCGTCTTCATCTTCATCGTCACCTTCCTGTGGCTGCAGCTGCACATGGCTAGCATGAGCGGCAGCGGATCCTCCTCCGGCGCCAACGGAGCCGGAAGGCATGGCGGAGCTGGTGGCGCCGACGCCGACAACTCGCTGCACGAGTTCCTCAACGTCGTGCCGCCACACCTGCACAAGTTCCTGCTGGGCAGGAACAGCTCACTGGCCAACAGCActgagccgccgccgcagcccaGCCTCAACCTGACCATGGTGCGCCAGGCCATCGAGCAGTACAACGCCTACCAGGTGGTGCTCAACGAGGGAAGGCTCGGACCGCTTCACAACGATTCTCTAGTCATCGTCATCCAG GTGCACGCGCGAATCACGTACTTGCGGCATTTGCTCGTCAGCCTGGCGCAGGCCAGGGGCATCGAAAATGTGCTGCTGATCATCAGCCACGACTTTTTCGACCCGGAGATCAACGAGCTAGTCCACTCAATCGACTTCTGCAAGGTGATGCAGATCTTCTACCCCTACTCCATCCAAACCCACCCCAACGAGTTTCCCGGCGAGAGCCTTGGCGACTGTCCAAGAAACATCAAAAAGGAGCA GGCTTTGAAGATCAAGTGCTTGAACGCAGAGCACCCTGATCTGTACGGACACTACAGAGAGGCCAAGTTCACGCAGACGAAGCACCACTGGTGGTGGAAGGCGAACCGCGTGTTCGACCATCTTGAAGTAACTAGAAATCACACAG GACTGGTGTTGTTCCTCGAGGAGGACCACTACGTAGCCGAAGACTTTATAGAAGCGCTAAGACTTATGCAAAAGGCGACAGCCGTTCACTGCGATAAATGCAACATTCTCTCCTTGGGGACGTACCTTAAGACTTACAATTACTACGGCGATTCCAAAAAC AAAGAAGCTGCCAAAGCCAAGCGTTTGGGACACTCCACCTCTAACATTCCTCCATCCTGGAACTTTGAAATCTTGCCTACTCTTTATCAGCAATACCAGAAG GCGGAAGTGACTCAGTGGATGAGTAACAGTCACAACATGGGCATGGCCTTCAACCGTACCACATGGCGCGAGATCAGGCAGTGCGTCAAGTACTTCTGCAACTACGACGACTACAACTGGGACTGGAGCCTGCAGCAGGTGTCGCAGAACTGCATGCCGCACAAGCTGCACGCGCTCGTCATGAGAGGACCAAGGGTGTTCCACATTGGAGAATG TGGGGTGCACCACAAGAAGGCCAACTGCAATTCGACAGCGGCAATAAGTAAAGTGATGAAAGTGCTGCACAACGCAAAGAAGCACCTTTTCCCCTCTCACCTGACCATCACGATGCCGGCCAAGCTGAAAAAGACGAAGCCCCTGCGCAAGGGCAATGGCGGCTGGGGCGACCTAAGAGACCACCAGTTGTGTTACAACATGACCGTCAAAGACTTTGTCCTGGGCTGA
- the LOC135940764 gene encoding uncharacterized protein LOC135940764 has translation MDTEDPSVKGLMKKLIYRCKLEKKAAFVRLFWKVVIDGVEFVTQMMPTFGWTLVMLAFMFVGDAAYFRNYHIRMTEVILASILVYGLLILYGCLVVTRKLGFGKLVSEVSCLELKTRLMSAVEDEKKLRCLLDCLRRAQFLFAREISKRMRADYPTLEDIYKLTNASSADEEEVNNAKDRLPEGITWTLTPLVQISESMRAINTDLSRRAHEELSKIDRAFLLMSNITTLSMFIRVVRLVTWIAMQVFHLYYIMSVDKGYLFILFAHHFLMMKFWSVIVGMEDVLGDSALGDIPISNFLWRNEEILKEYTMEISIIEPQKCQDI, from the exons ATGGACACTGAGGATCCAAGTGTGAAGGGGCTGATGAAGAAGCTTATTTACAGGTgtaaattagagaaaaaagcAG CCTTTGTACGCTTGTTTTGGAAAGTGGTCATTGATGGAGTTGA GTTTGTAACTCAAATGATGCCAACGTTCGGATGGACATTAGTGATGCTGGCATTCATGTTTGTTGGTGATGCGGCATACTTTCGAAA ctaTCACATACGGATGACTGAAGTTATTTTGGCATCGATCCTGGTTTATGGACTGCTGATACTTTACGGATGCTTAGTGGTAACGCGGAAACTCGGTTTTGGCAAATTGGTCTCTGAAGTCTCGTGTTTGGAATTGAAAACGAGATTGATGTCGGCAGTAGAAGATGAAAAG AAGCTCCGCTGCCTACTTGATTGCCTGAGGAGAGCGCAATTCCTGTTTGCTCGGGAAATAAGCAAACGCATGAGAGCCGATTACCCAACCCTTGAAGATATTTACAAACTCA CAAACGCTTCAAGCGCAGACGAAGAAGAAGTTAATAACGCAAAGGACCGTCTCCCAGAAGGAATAACATGGACTCTGACGCCTCTAGTCCAAATATCAGAGTCGATGAGGGCCATAAATACGGACTTATCCCGCAGAGCTCATGAGGAACTCAGCAAGATTGATCGCGCATTCTTGTTGATGTCCAACATTACTACTCTCTCCATGTTCATCAGGGTGGTTAGATTG GTCACTTGGATTGCTATGCAAGTATTTCACTTGTATTACATCATGTCAGTTGATAAAGGATACTTGTTCATTTTGTTCGcccat catttcttAATGATGAAATTCTGGAGCGTTATTGTCGGAATGGAAGATGTTCTTGGCGACTCGGCTCTGGGCGACATACCAATCAGCAACTTTCTTTGGCGCAATGAAGAGATTCTGAAAGAGTATACGATGGAGATCAGCATAATTGAGCCTCAGAAATGTCAAGATATCTAA
- the Nup43 gene encoding nucleoporin Nup43 codes for MMLSEVERLNLNNVSRMPQHGGKSWKKIGFHSGKKTSKVRFLPSKTKHDNDVGVFLSATYEEENNELCMWSVDPMAQFEESGEKLNLKCSLNCEFDCVDMKISDSGRVFLCWSDGSCGMFTVYPTLQPSFTWQNLHRSGGQLHCACRGVDVMGEDVVTVGDDGKLILLNSYNQTPIKSIDASSVGLTSVCFSKHNEVVTGNSRGQIAFWDLRSEGGKPTGVLCLSRLRGEKTVHPTANSQEKHPTRTHLLLSGGSDGCVTLWDLRNAKFPVEFERTHTGPVLEAHFHPEMQECIVSCSSSGDAFLWDCSLPSTPSTFNPIANDQDAWSSVGRAHHPQVTTLLPKVTETSVTSLALSHNMIVCSKDPGFLFVYKKQLN; via the exons ATGATGTTGAGTGAGGTGGAGAGACTCAACTTAAACAACGTTTCAAGGATGCCTCAGCACGGTGGCAAgtcttggaaaaaaatcggtttccaCTCAGGAAAGAAAACAAGCAAGGTGCGCTTCCTGCCGTCGAAAACCAAGCATGACAACGACGTTGGCGTGTTCCTCTCGGCCACATACGAAGAAgag AACAATGAACTTTGCATGTGGAGTGTTGACCCGATGGCTCAATTTGAGGAGAGTGGTGAAAAGCTGAATCTCAAGTGCAGCCTCAACTGCGAGTTTGACTGTGTTGACATGAAGATCAGCGACAGCGGCAGAGTTTTTCTCTGTTGGAGTGATGGATCTTGTGGAATGTTCACTGTTTATCCAACCTTGCAGCCAAGTTTCACCTGGCAGAACCTCCATCGatc AGGGGGCCAGCTGCACTGTGCATGCAGAGGCGTGGACGTCATGGGTGAGGACGTGGTCACCGTCGGAGATGACGGAAAGCTTATCCTGCTGAACAGTTACAACCAAACCCCTATCAAGTCGATAGACGCGAGCAGCGTCGGTTTGACCAGTGTCTGCTTCTCCAAGCACAACGAGGTTGTCACCGGCAACTCGCGAGGCCAGATTGCCTTCTGGGACCTGAGGAGCGAGGGTGGAAAACCCACCGGCGTCCTCTGTCTCTCCAGACTCCGAGGCGAGAAGACAGTGCAC CCAACAGCAAACAGCCAGGAGAAGCACCCGACGCGGACGCACTTGCTGctcagcggcggcagcgacggCTGCGTGACCCTTTGGGATTTGAGAAATGCTAAATTCCCTGTTGAGTTCGAAAGGACGCACACAGGACCAG ttttagAGGCTCATTTCCATCCTGAGATGCAGGAGTGCATAGTGAGCTGTTCGTCCTCAGGAGATGCATTTTTGTGGGACTGTTCCCTTCCTTCAACCCCCTCCACTTTCAATCCTATAGCCAATG ATCAAGATGCGTGGAGCTCAGTGGGCCGAGCGCACCATCCGCAGGTGACCACCCTGCTTCCCAAGGTGACGGAAACAAGTGTGACGTCCCTGGCCCTGAGTCACAACATGATTGTCTGCAGCAAGGACCCTGGCTTTTTGTTTGTCTACAAGAagcagttaaattaa
- the LOC135940760 gene encoding GTP-binding protein 2, translating to MESFLGLFDPGSGSSSDEGGSSWESGSSSSSSFKPCSRNKNKKTQNKQLLLPDADQLPPEPQLGNVEYKLKLVNPSRFRFEHLVTQMKWRLREGQGEAIYEIGVEDSGVLTGLSAKELRASLQTLRQMAQKLGATTTVLRERVVSDCLLGDKEDQRRVAEVLVRKVPDDQHSIEVRVAVVGGADAGKSTLLGVLTQGQLDNGRGRARLNMFRHLHEIQSGRTSSISHEILGFDSRGNVLNYKELVTHESICESSTKLVSLLDLAGHQKYLKTTVLGLTGYSPHYVMLVVSAGAGLAGTAHDHLALVLALDVPLFVIVTKTDLGGTRVQATLDALDTALRGLQRTPLLVHSADDAVAAAAKAHAAVVPVFCVSSVSGDGLDLLRRFLFVVPPELSANERDTLEQQPCEFQVDETFRVPEVGVVVGGLLTSGVISEGMNMVIGPMNDGTYKPVQVLSVHRNKAAYRVVRASQSASLALHPEVPGLRKGMVLLSPDMDRECCIFFQASVHVLYHATAIHEGFQCTVHVGNIRQTGVIVGIMASSGIHTDERASVVFKLARHPERIQVGQRLLFREGRTNGVGKVTQVFPFAPEQV from the exons ATGGAGTCGTTCCTGGGGTTGTTTGACCCCGGCTCGGGGTCGAGCTCAGATGAGGGCGGCAGCTCGTGGgagagcggcagcagcagcagctccagCTTCAAGCCGTGCTCACGAAACAAGAACAAGAAGACACAGAACAAGCAATTGCTGCTGCCCGACGCAGACCAGCTGCCCCCGGAGCCCCAGCTGGGCAACGTCGAGTACAAACTCAAATTAGTCAACCCATCCAGGTTCCGGTTCGAACATCTAGTCACACAG ATGAAGTGGCGGTTACGAGAGGGTCAGGGCGAGGCGATCTACGAGATAGGCGTCGAAGACAGCGGCGTGCTGACAGGGTTGAGCGCCAAGGAGCTGCGGGCGTCGCTGCAGACGCTGCGGCAGATGGCCCAGAAGCTCGGCGCCACCACCACCGTGCTGAGGGAGCGAGTAGTCTCTGACTGCCTCCTCGGGGACAAGGAGGATCAGCGCAGGGTGGCTGAAGTGCTCGTCCGAAAG GTGCCGGACGACCAGCACAGCATTGAGGTCAGGGTGGCGGTGGTGGGCGGTGCCGACGCCGGAAAGTCGACGCTGCTCGGCGTGCTTACACAGGGCCAGCTGGACAACGGCCGCGGCAGGGCCAGGCTCAACATGTTCAGGCACCTGCATGAGATTCAATCGGGCAGGACGTCGTCCATCTCGCACGAAATCCTTGGCTTCGACTCCAGG GGCAATGTTTTGAACTACAAAGAGCTGGTGACGCACGAGTCGATCTGCGAGAGCTCGACGAAGCTGGTGTCGCTGCTGGACCTGGCAGGACACCAGAAGTACCTGAAGACGACCGTTCTGGGCCTTACGGGCTATTCGCCGCACTACGTGATGCTGGTAGTGAGCGCGGGCGCCGGGCTGGCCGGCACGGCGCACGACCACCTGGCGCTGGTACTGGCGCTCGACGTGCCGCTCTTCGTCATCGTGACCAAGACGGATCTGGGCGGCACTAGGGTGCAGGCCACTCTAGACGCGCTCGACACAGCGCTGCGTGGTCTGCAGCGGACGCCGCTGCTTGTGCATTCGGCCGATGACGCGGTGGCCGCCGCTGCCAAGGCCCACGCGGCCGTTGTGCCCGTCTTCTGCGTCTCATCGGTCAGCGGCGACGGCCTCGACCTACTGCGCCGCTTCCTCTTTGTCGTGCCGCCTGAGCTTAGTGCGAATGAACGCGACACGCTTGAGCAGCAGCCCTGCGAGTTCCAGGTTGATGAAACTTTCAGGGTGCCCGAGGTGGGCGTCGTCGTCGGTGGACTCCTCACCAGTGGCGTCATCAGTGAAGGCATGAACATGGTCATCG GACCAATGAACGACGGCACATACAAACCTGTGCAGGTTTTGTCTGTGCACCGAAACAAGGCCGCGTACAGGGTGGTCAGGGCGAGCCAGAGCGCCAGTCTGGCTCTTCACCCTGAGGTACCGGGCCTGCGGAAAGGCATGGTCCTGCTCAGCCCAGACATGGACCGCGAATGCTGTATTTTCTTTCAG GCGAGCGTGCACGTGCTGTATCACGCGACGGCCATCCACGAAGGCTTCCAGTGCACGGTGCACGTGGGCAACATCAGGCAGACGGGTGTGATCGTGGGCATCATGGCGTCGAGTGGCATCCACACGGACGAGCGCGCGTCAGTTGTCTTCAAGCTGGCCAGGCACCCTGAGCGCATCCAGGTGGGCCAGCGGCTGCTCTTCAGGGAGGGCCGAACCAATGGCGTCGGCAAGGTCACCCAGGTCTTCCCCTTCGCGCCAGAACAAGtctga
- the LOC135940765 gene encoding protein D2-like isoform X1, giving the protein MKFSQIFGSFLCTQMVLGVLGGAGRQIISNVVKRSISVLARNMEQHGIVPDVIDVAPSEVAKVSYNSGVSVDQGNELTPTQVKDIPTVAWNAESGALYTLCMTDPDAPSRAEPKFREWHHWLVGNIPENKIAEGETLSEYVGSGPPQGTGLHRYVFLVYKQSGQLTFDEPRLTNRSGDNRGKFSIRKFAAKYNLGNPVAGNFYQAQWDDYVPKLYEQLGG; this is encoded by the exons ATGaagttttctcaaattttcggCTCGTTTCTCTGCACACAGATGGTTCTCGGCGTTCTTGGTGGTGCCGGTAGACAGATTATCTCGAACGTGGTCAAAAGGTCGATTTCTGTTCTCGCCAGGAACATGGAGCAGCACGGCATTGTGCCCGACGTTATCGACGTCGCCCCGTCTGAGGTGGCCAAG GTCAGCTACAACAGCGGCGTTTCAGTGGATCAGGGCAACGAACTGACGCCCACGCAGGTCAAGGACATTCCCACGGTGGCCTGGAACGCTGAGAGCGGAGCGCTCTACACGCTCTGCATGACCg ACCCTGACGCACCCAGCCGAGCTGAGCCTAAGTTCCGCGAGTGGCACCACTGGCTGGTCGGAAACATCCCTGAGAACAAGATTGCCGAGGGGGAAACCCTGTCCGAGTATGTAGGCTCTGGACCTCCCCAGGGAACAG GTCTGCACCGCTACGTCTTTCTGGTCTACAAGCAGTCTGGTCAGTTGACTTTCGACGAGCCAAGGCTAACCAACCGCTCAGGCGACAACAGGGGCAAGTTCTCCATCCGCAAATTCGCCGCTAAGTACAATCTTGGCAACCCGGTGGCTGGCAACTTCTACCAGGCCCAGTGGGATGACTATGTGCCCAAGCTCTACGAACAGCTTGGAGGTTAA
- the LOC135940765 gene encoding protein D2-like isoform X2, with product MVLGVLGGAGRQIISNVVKRSISVLARNMEQHGIVPDVIDVAPSEVAKVSYNSGVSVDQGNELTPTQVKDIPTVAWNAESGALYTLCMTDPDAPSRAEPKFREWHHWLVGNIPENKIAEGETLSEYVGSGPPQGTGLHRYVFLVYKQSGQLTFDEPRLTNRSGDNRGKFSIRKFAAKYNLGNPVAGNFYQAQWDDYVPKLYEQLGG from the exons ATGGTTCTCGGCGTTCTTGGTGGTGCCGGTAGACAGATTATCTCGAACGTGGTCAAAAGGTCGATTTCTGTTCTCGCCAGGAACATGGAGCAGCACGGCATTGTGCCCGACGTTATCGACGTCGCCCCGTCTGAGGTGGCCAAG GTCAGCTACAACAGCGGCGTTTCAGTGGATCAGGGCAACGAACTGACGCCCACGCAGGTCAAGGACATTCCCACGGTGGCCTGGAACGCTGAGAGCGGAGCGCTCTACACGCTCTGCATGACCg ACCCTGACGCACCCAGCCGAGCTGAGCCTAAGTTCCGCGAGTGGCACCACTGGCTGGTCGGAAACATCCCTGAGAACAAGATTGCCGAGGGGGAAACCCTGTCCGAGTATGTAGGCTCTGGACCTCCCCAGGGAACAG GTCTGCACCGCTACGTCTTTCTGGTCTACAAGCAGTCTGGTCAGTTGACTTTCGACGAGCCAAGGCTAACCAACCGCTCAGGCGACAACAGGGGCAAGTTCTCCATCCGCAAATTCGCCGCTAAGTACAATCTTGGCAACCCGGTGGCTGGCAACTTCTACCAGGCCCAGTGGGATGACTATGTGCCCAAGCTCTACGAACAGCTTGGAGGTTAA
- the Mgat2 gene encoding alpha-1,6-mannosyl-glycoprotein 2-beta-N-acetylglucosaminyltransferase isoform X3 — MRGPRGPRLVEEGLAGQLHQMLPPARGPRGRRSASCVRTAVFIFIVTFLWLQLHMASMSGSGSSSGANGAGRHGGAGGADADNSLHEFLNVVPPHLHKFLLGRNSSLANSTEPPPQPSLNLTMVRQAIEQYNAYQVVLNEGRLGPLHNDSLVIVIQVHARITYLRHLLVSLAQARGIENVLLIISHDFFDPEINELVHSIDFCKVMQIFYPYSIQTHPNEFPGESLGDCPRNIKKEQALKIKCLNAEHPDLYGHYREAKFTQTKHHWWWKANRVFDHLEVTRNHTGLVLFLEEDHYVAEDFIEALRLMQKATAVHCDKCNILSLGTYLKTYNYYGDSKNAEVTQWMSNSHNMGMAFNRTTWREIRQCVKYFCNYDDYNWDWSLQQVSQNCMPHKLHALVMRGPRVFHIGECGVHHKKANCNSTAAISKVMKVLHNAKKHLFPSHLTITMPAKLKKTKPLRKGNGGWGDLRDHQLCYNMTVKDFVLG; from the exons ATGAGAG GGCCACGAGGGCCGCGGTTGGTGGAGGAGGGCCTGGCGGGCCAGTTGCACCAGATGCTGCCACCGGCTCGGGGGCCGCGCGGACGGCGCAGCGCGTCTTGCGTGCGCACGGCCGTCTTCATCTTCATCGTCACCTTCCTGTGGCTGCAGCTGCACATGGCTAGCATGAGCGGCAGCGGATCCTCCTCCGGCGCCAACGGAGCCGGAAGGCATGGCGGAGCTGGTGGCGCCGACGCCGACAACTCGCTGCACGAGTTCCTCAACGTCGTGCCGCCACACCTGCACAAGTTCCTGCTGGGCAGGAACAGCTCACTGGCCAACAGCActgagccgccgccgcagcccaGCCTCAACCTGACCATGGTGCGCCAGGCCATCGAGCAGTACAACGCCTACCAGGTGGTGCTCAACGAGGGAAGGCTCGGACCGCTTCACAACGATTCTCTAGTCATCGTCATCCAG GTGCACGCGCGAATCACGTACTTGCGGCATTTGCTCGTCAGCCTGGCGCAGGCCAGGGGCATCGAAAATGTGCTGCTGATCATCAGCCACGACTTTTTCGACCCGGAGATCAACGAGCTAGTCCACTCAATCGACTTCTGCAAGGTGATGCAGATCTTCTACCCCTACTCCATCCAAACCCACCCCAACGAGTTTCCCGGCGAGAGCCTTGGCGACTGTCCAAGAAACATCAAAAAGGAGCA GGCTTTGAAGATCAAGTGCTTGAACGCAGAGCACCCTGATCTGTACGGACACTACAGAGAGGCCAAGTTCACGCAGACGAAGCACCACTGGTGGTGGAAGGCGAACCGCGTGTTCGACCATCTTGAAGTAACTAGAAATCACACAG GACTGGTGTTGTTCCTCGAGGAGGACCACTACGTAGCCGAAGACTTTATAGAAGCGCTAAGACTTATGCAAAAGGCGACAGCCGTTCACTGCGATAAATGCAACATTCTCTCCTTGGGGACGTACCTTAAGACTTACAATTACTACGGCGATTCCAAAAAC GCGGAAGTGACTCAGTGGATGAGTAACAGTCACAACATGGGCATGGCCTTCAACCGTACCACATGGCGCGAGATCAGGCAGTGCGTCAAGTACTTCTGCAACTACGACGACTACAACTGGGACTGGAGCCTGCAGCAGGTGTCGCAGAACTGCATGCCGCACAAGCTGCACGCGCTCGTCATGAGAGGACCAAGGGTGTTCCACATTGGAGAATG TGGGGTGCACCACAAGAAGGCCAACTGCAATTCGACAGCGGCAATAAGTAAAGTGATGAAAGTGCTGCACAACGCAAAGAAGCACCTTTTCCCCTCTCACCTGACCATCACGATGCCGGCCAAGCTGAAAAAGACGAAGCCCCTGCGCAAGGGCAATGGCGGCTGGGGCGACCTAAGAGACCACCAGTTGTGTTACAACATGACCGTCAAAGACTTTGTCCTGGGCTGA
- the Mgat2 gene encoding alpha-1,6-mannosyl-glycoprotein 2-beta-N-acetylglucosaminyltransferase isoform X1, which yields MRGPRGPRLVEEGLAGQLHQMLPPARGPRGRRSASCVRTAVFIFIVTFLWLQLHMASMSGSGSSSGANGAGRHGGAGGADADNSLHEFLNVVPPHLHKFLLGRNSSLANSTEPPPQPSLNLTMVRQAIEQYNAYQVVLNEGRLGPLHNDSLVIVIQVHARITYLRHLLVSLAQARGIENVLLIISHDFFDPEINELVHSIDFCKVMQIFYPYSIQTHPNEFPGESLGDCPRNIKKEQALKIKCLNAEHPDLYGHYREAKFTQTKHHWWWKANRVFDHLEVTRNHTGLVLFLEEDHYVAEDFIEALRLMQKATAVHCDKCNILSLGTYLKTYNYYGDSKNKEAAKAKRLGHSTSNIPPSWNFEILPTLYQQYQKAEVTQWMSNSHNMGMAFNRTTWREIRQCVKYFCNYDDYNWDWSLQQVSQNCMPHKLHALVMRGPRVFHIGECGVHHKKANCNSTAAISKVMKVLHNAKKHLFPSHLTITMPAKLKKTKPLRKGNGGWGDLRDHQLCYNMTVKDFVLG from the exons ATGAGAG GGCCACGAGGGCCGCGGTTGGTGGAGGAGGGCCTGGCGGGCCAGTTGCACCAGATGCTGCCACCGGCTCGGGGGCCGCGCGGACGGCGCAGCGCGTCTTGCGTGCGCACGGCCGTCTTCATCTTCATCGTCACCTTCCTGTGGCTGCAGCTGCACATGGCTAGCATGAGCGGCAGCGGATCCTCCTCCGGCGCCAACGGAGCCGGAAGGCATGGCGGAGCTGGTGGCGCCGACGCCGACAACTCGCTGCACGAGTTCCTCAACGTCGTGCCGCCACACCTGCACAAGTTCCTGCTGGGCAGGAACAGCTCACTGGCCAACAGCActgagccgccgccgcagcccaGCCTCAACCTGACCATGGTGCGCCAGGCCATCGAGCAGTACAACGCCTACCAGGTGGTGCTCAACGAGGGAAGGCTCGGACCGCTTCACAACGATTCTCTAGTCATCGTCATCCAG GTGCACGCGCGAATCACGTACTTGCGGCATTTGCTCGTCAGCCTGGCGCAGGCCAGGGGCATCGAAAATGTGCTGCTGATCATCAGCCACGACTTTTTCGACCCGGAGATCAACGAGCTAGTCCACTCAATCGACTTCTGCAAGGTGATGCAGATCTTCTACCCCTACTCCATCCAAACCCACCCCAACGAGTTTCCCGGCGAGAGCCTTGGCGACTGTCCAAGAAACATCAAAAAGGAGCA GGCTTTGAAGATCAAGTGCTTGAACGCAGAGCACCCTGATCTGTACGGACACTACAGAGAGGCCAAGTTCACGCAGACGAAGCACCACTGGTGGTGGAAGGCGAACCGCGTGTTCGACCATCTTGAAGTAACTAGAAATCACACAG GACTGGTGTTGTTCCTCGAGGAGGACCACTACGTAGCCGAAGACTTTATAGAAGCGCTAAGACTTATGCAAAAGGCGACAGCCGTTCACTGCGATAAATGCAACATTCTCTCCTTGGGGACGTACCTTAAGACTTACAATTACTACGGCGATTCCAAAAAC AAAGAAGCTGCCAAAGCCAAGCGTTTGGGACACTCCACCTCTAACATTCCTCCATCCTGGAACTTTGAAATCTTGCCTACTCTTTATCAGCAATACCAGAAG GCGGAAGTGACTCAGTGGATGAGTAACAGTCACAACATGGGCATGGCCTTCAACCGTACCACATGGCGCGAGATCAGGCAGTGCGTCAAGTACTTCTGCAACTACGACGACTACAACTGGGACTGGAGCCTGCAGCAGGTGTCGCAGAACTGCATGCCGCACAAGCTGCACGCGCTCGTCATGAGAGGACCAAGGGTGTTCCACATTGGAGAATG TGGGGTGCACCACAAGAAGGCCAACTGCAATTCGACAGCGGCAATAAGTAAAGTGATGAAAGTGCTGCACAACGCAAAGAAGCACCTTTTCCCCTCTCACCTGACCATCACGATGCCGGCCAAGCTGAAAAAGACGAAGCCCCTGCGCAAGGGCAATGGCGGCTGGGGCGACCTAAGAGACCACCAGTTGTGTTACAACATGACCGTCAAAGACTTTGTCCTGGGCTGA